The Lentzea guizhouensis genome contains a region encoding:
- a CDS encoding ESX secretion-associated protein EspG, whose product MTAVECEVAFDLVEMDLLATHAGVRWPFPLRVPSFGRLAGERRELLAEAAQGLQARGLATDDGPVGMADELVTALREYQAAVDLVVVGAETTGAVALVHGHRAVVCRQELSGSTVRATSVAAAELSDELAALVPRVGAAQTMPLTVPPGRGRDELAAFFPAPGQGQAGAVSRGGTRLREVSWLDSAKGRVRVDAGADGWLSVNPMRHHEVVRAIGEVAAVARG is encoded by the coding sequence GTGACCGCCGTGGAGTGCGAGGTCGCGTTCGACCTCGTCGAGATGGACCTGCTGGCCACGCACGCCGGGGTGCGGTGGCCGTTCCCGTTGCGGGTGCCGTCGTTCGGGCGGCTCGCCGGGGAGCGCCGCGAGCTGCTCGCGGAAGCCGCGCAGGGTCTGCAGGCCCGTGGGCTGGCCACCGACGACGGTCCCGTCGGAATGGCCGACGAGCTGGTGACCGCGTTGCGCGAGTACCAGGCCGCGGTGGACCTGGTGGTCGTCGGCGCCGAGACCACCGGGGCGGTCGCGCTCGTCCACGGCCACCGCGCCGTGGTGTGCCGGCAGGAGCTGAGCGGCAGCACCGTCCGTGCCACGAGCGTGGCCGCGGCGGAGCTGAGCGACGAGCTGGCGGCGCTGGTCCCGCGGGTCGGGGCGGCGCAGACGATGCCGCTCACGGTGCCGCCGGGCAGGGGGCGTGACGAGCTCGCCGCGTTCTTCCCGGCACCGGGACAGGGCCAGGCGGGTGCGGTGAGCAGGGGCGGCACCCGGTTGCGGGAGGTGTCCTGGTTGGACAGTGCGAAGGGCAGGGTGCGGGTGGACGCGGGAGCCGACGGCTGGCTCAGCGTCAACCCGATGAGGCACCACGAGGTGGTCCGCGCGATCGGTGAGGTCGCCGCGGTGGCGAGGGGGTAG
- a CDS encoding helix-turn-helix domain-containing protein translates to MTSRFGLLLRQWRQRAGLSQEALAQRAAVGIRTVRGLETGERTDPRMGTVRSLADALELTGDERAELFGAAGRSEPVVEVATRQFDPLAEAVAALKTAVEGRWRREEEQRQVHDPVPLPVRWTAARPELMDSWLNIGGEVELDGRLDQVVEVYRRVGSRRLVVLGGAGSGKTVLTSRFVLDLVAEQADPVPVIFSLGAWDPRRSGVRDWLAGQLERDHPFLAGPGPGGGTLASALVDAQRVLPVLDGFDEIAHGLHRAALVALNTTTLPLLLTSRVDEYADAVAGTDVLTSAAAVVLAELSPQDVAEYLPRTTRRAGAWDAVLAEVAAGGPLADVLSTPLMVALARRIHSDTPDHPPEELLEFDTADALERHLLGSFVPAVYEERADAQRWLGYLADHLTRLGTHDLAWWQLGTSMRRRAAVVGLGVGVAVGGADLLVEGLLIGAVNLRLALFGVLIALVTGVVFGLAHRRVAPLLPVRTRLRLRGRFGPHVWSRSLLGVCFGGLVGAGYGLVRALAWWTVNPAYELSAGVLVDSGVFAVVFGAGAGLVFGVVAAVEAPLDVRTAGSPFGLLRANRSAVLAMVAVGVPTFAVFVASGTGLLALVLVGPAGFDVAWSPVTGLALGLVGGIGGGLAYGLSLTAWGQWLVLARVWLPLTGRLPWALPAFLRDAYRRGVLRRAGAVYQFRHARLQEHLAAGYRRSR, encoded by the coding sequence GTGACGAGCCGGTTCGGCTTACTGCTGCGTCAGTGGCGGCAGCGGGCGGGATTGAGCCAGGAGGCGCTCGCCCAGCGTGCCGCCGTCGGCATCCGCACGGTGCGAGGACTGGAGACCGGCGAACGCACCGATCCGCGGATGGGGACCGTGCGGTCGTTGGCCGACGCGCTGGAGCTGACCGGGGACGAGCGGGCTGAGCTGTTCGGCGCCGCGGGGCGGTCGGAGCCGGTGGTCGAGGTCGCCACGAGGCAGTTTGACCCGTTGGCGGAGGCGGTCGCGGCGTTGAAGACCGCCGTCGAGGGGCGGTGGCGGCGCGAGGAGGAACAGCGCCAGGTGCACGACCCGGTGCCGTTGCCGGTGCGGTGGACGGCGGCCAGGCCGGAGCTGATGGACAGCTGGCTCAACATCGGCGGCGAGGTGGAGCTCGACGGGCGGCTGGACCAGGTCGTCGAGGTGTACCGGCGGGTCGGGTCGCGGCGGCTGGTGGTGCTGGGCGGGGCCGGCTCCGGGAAGACGGTGCTGACCTCCCGGTTCGTGCTGGACCTCGTTGCCGAGCAGGCCGATCCGGTGCCGGTGATCTTCAGCCTCGGGGCGTGGGACCCGCGCCGCAGCGGGGTGCGGGACTGGCTGGCGGGGCAGTTGGAGCGGGACCACCCGTTCCTGGCGGGGCCGGGGCCGGGTGGGGGCACGCTGGCGTCGGCGCTGGTCGACGCGCAACGGGTGTTGCCGGTGCTGGACGGGTTCGACGAGATCGCGCACGGGTTGCACCGGGCCGCGTTGGTCGCGTTGAACACCACGACGTTGCCGTTGTTGTTGACGAGCCGGGTGGACGAGTACGCCGACGCGGTCGCCGGCACCGACGTGCTGACGTCGGCCGCGGCGGTGGTGCTGGCGGAGCTGTCGCCGCAGGACGTGGCGGAGTACCTGCCGCGGACCACGCGGCGGGCCGGTGCGTGGGACGCGGTGCTGGCGGAGGTGGCCGCGGGCGGGCCGTTGGCCGATGTGCTGAGCACGCCGCTGATGGTGGCGCTGGCGCGCCGGATCCACAGCGACACGCCTGATCATCCGCCCGAGGAGCTGCTCGAGTTCGACACCGCCGACGCGCTGGAACGGCACCTGCTCGGCAGCTTCGTCCCGGCCGTGTACGAGGAACGGGCCGACGCGCAGCGGTGGCTCGGCTACCTGGCCGACCACCTGACCAGGCTCGGGACGCACGACCTGGCGTGGTGGCAGCTCGGGACGTCGATGCGGCGGCGGGCGGCGGTGGTCGGCCTCGGCGTCGGGGTCGCGGTCGGTGGGGCGGACCTGCTGGTCGAAGGCCTGCTGATCGGGGCGGTGAACCTCCGGCTGGCGCTGTTCGGGGTGTTGATCGCGCTGGTCACGGGCGTGGTGTTCGGGCTGGCGCACCGGCGGGTCGCGCCGTTGCTGCCGGTGCGGACGCGGCTGCGGTTGCGCGGGCGGTTCGGGCCGCACGTGTGGTCGCGGTCCCTGCTCGGGGTGTGCTTCGGCGGGCTCGTCGGTGCCGGGTACGGGCTGGTGCGCGCGCTCGCGTGGTGGACGGTGAACCCCGCGTACGAGCTGTCGGCCGGGGTGCTGGTCGACAGCGGGGTGTTCGCGGTCGTGTTCGGTGCGGGGGCCGGGCTGGTGTTCGGGGTGGTCGCCGCCGTCGAGGCGCCGCTGGACGTGCGGACGGCCGGGTCGCCGTTCGGGCTGCTGCGGGCGAACCGGTCCGCGGTGCTCGCGATGGTGGCGGTCGGGGTGCCGACGTTCGCCGTGTTCGTCGCTTCCGGCACCGGGTTGCTGGCGCTGGTGCTGGTCGGGCCCGCCGGGTTCGACGTCGCGTGGAGCCCGGTCACGGGGCTGGCGCTCGGGTTGGTCGGCGGGATCGGCGGCGGTCTGGCGTACGGGCTCAGCCTGACCGCGTGGGGGCAGTGGCTGGTGCTGGCGCGGGTGTGGCTGCCGCTGACCGGACGGCTGCCGTGGGCGCTCCCGGCGTTCCTGCGTGACGCGTACCGGCGTGGTGTGCTGCGCCGCGCGGGTGCGGTCTACCAGTTCCGGCACGCGCGGCTGCAAGAGCACCTCGCGGCCGGTTACCGGCGTTCGCGCTGA
- a CDS encoding macrolide family glycosyltransferase produces MRCRVTWELARIGGVELLFVTLAGHGHLTPTLPLVEELVRRGHRVGYATGAEHADAVVEAGAEWVELPSLPPFQPKTANPIDEWFPHYFAAMRATHPVLLRRCAQVRPDVLVYDATNWPGRVVARQLGLPAVRTVPHFVSNEHFAMMAPAVAWAIEDDCARFAAEHGVELTVESTLDEPDACNVVLVPREFQPAGDTFDETFHFVGPLLGRRLDEEWAPRHDLPLLYVSLGSLLSDEAFYRACVEQFGDGAWQVALSAGVDVGPVPGTIDVQPWFPQLAVLEHAAAFITHGGMNSTLEALHQGVPLVVVPQTPEQATNADRVVELGLGERVDDVQDLRAAVDRVAASDRIRRNVDRMRAAVLQGRGVERAADLVLSRALRGA; encoded by the coding sequence ATGCGTTGCCGGGTGACCTGGGAGCTGGCCAGGATCGGCGGGGTGGAGCTGCTGTTCGTCACCCTCGCCGGTCACGGCCACCTCACCCCGACGCTGCCCCTGGTCGAGGAGCTGGTGCGGCGCGGCCACCGGGTCGGGTACGCGACCGGTGCCGAGCACGCGGACGCGGTCGTCGAGGCGGGCGCCGAATGGGTGGAGCTGCCGTCGCTGCCGCCGTTCCAGCCGAAGACCGCCAACCCGATCGACGAGTGGTTCCCGCACTACTTCGCGGCCATGCGCGCGACGCACCCGGTGTTGCTGCGGCGGTGTGCGCAGGTCCGGCCGGACGTGCTGGTCTACGACGCCACGAACTGGCCGGGCCGGGTCGTGGCACGGCAGCTGGGTCTTCCGGCGGTGCGGACGGTGCCGCACTTCGTGTCCAACGAGCACTTCGCGATGATGGCTCCGGCGGTCGCGTGGGCGATCGAGGACGACTGCGCGCGGTTCGCCGCCGAACACGGTGTGGAGCTGACCGTCGAGAGCACGCTGGACGAACCGGACGCGTGCAACGTCGTGCTGGTGCCGAGGGAGTTCCAGCCCGCGGGGGACACCTTCGACGAGACGTTCCACTTCGTCGGCCCGCTGCTGGGCCGCCGGCTCGACGAGGAGTGGGCGCCGCGGCACGACCTGCCGCTGCTCTACGTCTCGCTGGGGTCGTTGCTGAGCGACGAGGCGTTCTACCGGGCGTGCGTCGAGCAGTTCGGCGACGGCGCGTGGCAGGTCGCGTTGAGCGCGGGCGTCGATGTCGGTCCGGTGCCGGGCACGATCGACGTCCAGCCGTGGTTCCCGCAGCTCGCGGTCTTGGAACACGCGGCCGCGTTCATCACGCACGGTGGCATGAACTCCACGCTGGAGGCGCTGCACCAGGGCGTTCCGCTGGTCGTGGTGCCGCAGACGCCGGAGCAGGCCACCAACGCCGACCGGGTCGTGGAGCTCGGGCTCGGTGAACGCGTGGACGACGTCCAAGACCTGCGTGCGGCGGTGGACCGGGTCGCGGCCAGCGACCGCATCCGGCGCAACGTCGACCGGATGCGAGCCGCTGTCCTTCAGGGCAGAGGGGTGGAACGCGCCGCCGACCTGGTCCTCAGCCGAGCACTTCGCGGAGCTTGA
- a CDS encoding serine hydrolase domain-containing protein, whose translation MKRFAAVVAGVALAVSVAPAHANTEVQQTLDGYLAQAGPGAAVHTGSGTYSTGTGKLYEQRRITAADHFRIGSQTKTFTAAVVLQLVDEQRVELDAPVNRYLPGVVSGNYNGDVITVRQLLQHTSGLVRDVRDARANPDGTYALAELVRSAMDEPAQNVPGAAQNYSNVGFLVLGMLIERLTGKQAGDAITERVITPLGLTETRFPAPGNRALKAPFLNGYLGGRVGPIFFWTEATTAVELSSWSTAGAMESTLDDLRRFYRALAAGQVVSPAALAEMRRTFGPAEGYGYGLALVRMPLSCGVVAWGHNGALTTGHYSFTLTTDDGRFAAVVTNTNWQGSGKPSAVDVADKAICTSQPR comes from the coding sequence GTGAAGCGGTTCGCAGCAGTGGTCGCAGGGGTTGCGCTTGCCGTCAGCGTCGCGCCCGCACACGCCAACACCGAGGTGCAGCAGACGCTGGACGGGTACCTGGCGCAGGCCGGACCGGGCGCCGCGGTGCACACCGGCAGCGGCACCTACAGCACCGGCACCGGCAAGCTGTACGAGCAGCGCAGGATCACCGCCGCCGACCACTTCCGGATCGGCAGCCAGACCAAGACGTTCACCGCCGCCGTCGTGCTGCAGCTCGTCGACGAACAGCGCGTCGAGTTGGACGCCCCGGTCAACCGGTACCTGCCAGGTGTCGTCAGCGGCAACTACAACGGCGACGTGATCACGGTTCGCCAGCTGCTGCAGCACACCAGCGGCCTGGTCCGCGACGTCCGGGACGCGCGGGCGAACCCGGACGGCACGTACGCGCTGGCCGAACTGGTCCGGTCGGCGATGGACGAGCCCGCCCAGAACGTGCCGGGCGCCGCGCAGAACTACTCCAACGTCGGCTTCCTGGTCCTGGGCATGCTGATCGAACGCCTCACCGGCAAGCAGGCCGGTGACGCGATCACCGAACGGGTCATCACGCCGCTCGGCCTGACCGAGACGCGGTTCCCGGCGCCGGGCAACCGCGCTCTGAAGGCTCCCTTCCTCAACGGGTACCTGGGCGGCCGCGTCGGTCCGATCTTCTTCTGGACCGAGGCGACCACCGCGGTGGAGCTGAGCTCCTGGAGCACCGCGGGCGCCATGGAGTCCACTTTGGACGACCTGCGGCGGTTCTACCGGGCGTTGGCCGCCGGTCAGGTCGTCTCACCGGCGGCGCTCGCGGAGATGCGCCGCACGTTCGGGCCGGCCGAGGGCTACGGCTACGGCCTGGCGCTGGTCAGGATGCCGTTGAGCTGCGGTGTCGTGGCGTGGGGCCACAACGGCGCCCTGACCACCGGGCACTACTCGTTCACCCTGACCACCGACGACGGCCGGTTCGCGGCGGTCGTGACCAACACGAACTGGCAGGGCTCGGGCAAGCCGTCGGCCGTCGACGTGGCGGACAAGGCGATCTGCACGAGCCAGCCCCGTTAG
- a CDS encoding SDR family NAD(P)-dependent oxidoreductase yields the protein MTRTAVVTGGGTGIGKAVAARLVEQGLDVVITGRREEVLKAAADEIGARAVVFDAADPVAVQNALGDLPSQVDVLVNNAGGNMTRRLPAPENLTDVRTLWIANYESNVISAVLVTTALEPRLADNARVVTIGSIAGRRGSGAYGAAKAAVEAWTADLAFALGTRGITVNVVSPGVVEDTEFFGGTLSEERRKKLVGNPANGRAGIPADIAAVITFLTSPEAGHVTAQVIGVNGGAGLGR from the coding sequence ATGACCCGAACAGCAGTGGTGACCGGCGGCGGCACGGGCATCGGCAAGGCGGTGGCGGCCAGGCTCGTGGAGCAGGGCCTGGACGTCGTGATCACCGGCCGGCGCGAGGAAGTGCTCAAGGCCGCGGCCGACGAGATCGGTGCGCGGGCGGTGGTGTTCGACGCCGCCGACCCGGTGGCGGTCCAGAACGCTCTGGGCGACCTGCCGTCCCAGGTGGACGTACTGGTCAACAACGCGGGCGGCAACATGACCCGCCGCCTGCCCGCGCCGGAGAACCTGACCGACGTCCGCACCCTGTGGATCGCCAACTACGAGTCCAACGTGATCAGCGCCGTGCTCGTCACGACCGCGCTCGAACCGCGCCTGGCCGACAACGCCAGGGTGGTGACGATCGGCTCGATCGCGGGCCGTCGCGGCTCCGGTGCCTACGGTGCGGCGAAGGCGGCGGTCGAGGCGTGGACGGCGGACCTGGCGTTCGCCCTCGGCACGCGCGGCATCACCGTCAACGTGGTCTCGCCCGGCGTCGTGGAGGACACGGAGTTCTTCGGCGGCACTTTGAGCGAGGAACGCCGCAAGAAGCTCGTCGGCAACCCCGCCAACGGCCGGGCCGGCATACCCGCCGACATCGCCGCGGTGATCACGTTCCTGACCTCACCGGAGGCCGGGCACGTGACCGCCCAGGTCATCGGCGTGAACGGTGGAGCCGGGCTCGGACGCTGA
- a CDS encoding type VII secretion target, with product MTFTVDHEQLRAHASTLAAGADKLAETRLPQELGQESLGQFAQFLTAGLGGAMNQTAQAFAHVASTMDKVGDGMRRTAEHYQRTDDTSAMSLGGVDA from the coding sequence ATGACGTTCACCGTCGACCACGAGCAGCTGCGCGCCCACGCGAGCACGCTGGCGGCGGGTGCCGACAAGCTGGCGGAGACCCGGTTGCCGCAGGAGCTCGGCCAGGAGTCGCTGGGGCAGTTCGCGCAGTTCCTCACCGCCGGGCTGGGCGGTGCGATGAACCAGACGGCCCAGGCGTTCGCGCACGTCGCGTCCACGATGGACAAGGTCGGCGACGGCATGCGCCGCACCGCCGAGCACTACCAGCGCACCGATGACACCAGCGCGATGAGCCTCGGCGGGGTGGACGCGTGA
- a CDS encoding YbaB/EbfC family nucleoid-associated protein: MEAAQWLADYQEKLERVAYGARAASASLSEVGASATSPRGEVTVSVNAAGVLGDVRLTPAARKLDADSLAVLIVSTAREAQRVAGERMTEVMASYLGEGDALQRIVAEVRR, from the coding sequence GTGGAAGCAGCGCAGTGGCTGGCCGACTACCAGGAGAAGCTGGAACGGGTGGCCTACGGGGCACGGGCGGCGAGCGCGTCGCTGAGCGAGGTGGGGGCGAGCGCGACGTCGCCGCGCGGTGAGGTCACCGTGTCGGTGAACGCGGCGGGGGTGCTGGGCGACGTCCGGCTCACCCCGGCGGCGCGCAAGCTCGACGCCGACTCGCTCGCCGTGCTGATCGTGAGCACGGCCAGGGAGGCGCAACGGGTCGCGGGGGAGCGGATGACCGAGGTCATGGCGAGCTACCTCGGTGAGGGCGACGCGTTGCAGCGGATCGTGGCGGAGGTGCGGCGATGA
- a CDS encoding alpha/beta fold hydrolase, whose product MTTHILDTNGAAITYDVEGEGGRPLMMIGQPMDASGFTSLRAQFPDRTVITYDPRGLGRSTRSDGRTDNTPETQAADVHAVIQAVGGPVDLFASSGGAVTALELVASYPDDVVTLVAHEPPIIDVLPDAKAARRARDGFMAVYQAKGGGAGMAAFIQMSSWQGEYTDEYFALPAPDPAQFGMPAEDDGKRDDPLLGTSSLAITDYYPRVDDLKAASTRVVIAVGEETGDAFTARTAVHTARLLGQEPVVFPSHHGGFIGGEFGYAGKPEEFGVKLREVLG is encoded by the coding sequence ATGACGACCCACATCCTGGACACCAACGGCGCCGCCATCACCTATGACGTGGAGGGCGAGGGCGGCCGTCCGTTGATGATGATCGGCCAGCCGATGGACGCGAGCGGTTTCACGTCCTTGCGCGCGCAGTTCCCCGACCGCACCGTGATCACCTACGACCCGCGCGGTCTGGGCAGGAGCACGCGGTCGGACGGCCGCACCGACAACACGCCCGAGACGCAGGCGGCGGACGTGCACGCGGTGATCCAGGCCGTCGGCGGCCCGGTCGACCTCTTCGCCTCCAGCGGCGGCGCGGTCACGGCACTGGAGCTCGTCGCGTCCTATCCGGACGACGTGGTCACCCTCGTCGCCCACGAGCCGCCGATCATCGACGTGCTGCCCGACGCCAAGGCCGCCCGGCGCGCCCGCGACGGTTTCATGGCCGTCTACCAGGCGAAGGGTGGCGGCGCGGGCATGGCGGCGTTCATCCAGATGAGCTCGTGGCAGGGCGAGTACACCGACGAGTACTTCGCGCTGCCCGCACCGGACCCGGCTCAGTTCGGCATGCCGGCCGAGGACGACGGCAAGCGCGACGACCCGTTGCTCGGCACCTCGTCGCTGGCGATCACCGACTACTACCCGCGCGTCGACGACCTGAAGGCCGCCTCCACCCGCGTGGTGATCGCGGTCGGCGAGGAGACCGGCGACGCGTTCACCGCGCGCACGGCCGTCCACACGGCACGGTTGCTCGGGCAGGAGCCGGTGGTGTTCCCGAGCCACCACGGCGGCTTCATCGGCGGCGAGTTCGGCTACGCGGGCAAGCCGGAGGAGTTCGGCGTCAAGCTCCGCGAAGTGCTCGGCTGA
- a CDS encoding DedA family protein, with protein MLSHWLQTVPPLLVYVIVGLVVGLESVGIPLPGEIVLVTAALMASHHDGVNPVVVGACASAGAIIGDSIGYSLGKRFGPRIFTRAEAKLPRHFDAGKISRARALFERHGAWAVFFGRFVALLRILSGPLAATMGMHYGKFLLANALGGIAWAGGTTAAVYFLGEAAEKYFAEFSWIALLAVLVAVVGFSVRARLHRSRR; from the coding sequence GTGCTGTCCCACTGGCTGCAGACCGTCCCGCCACTGCTGGTCTACGTGATCGTGGGCCTGGTGGTGGGTCTCGAAAGCGTCGGCATCCCGCTCCCCGGCGAGATCGTCCTCGTCACCGCCGCCCTGATGGCCTCGCACCACGACGGCGTGAACCCGGTCGTCGTCGGCGCCTGTGCCTCCGCGGGCGCGATCATCGGCGACAGCATCGGCTACTCGCTGGGCAAGCGGTTCGGCCCGCGCATCTTCACCCGGGCCGAAGCGAAGTTGCCCCGGCACTTCGACGCCGGCAAGATCAGCCGCGCCCGGGCGCTGTTCGAACGGCACGGCGCCTGGGCGGTGTTCTTCGGCCGGTTCGTGGCGTTGCTGCGGATCCTGTCCGGTCCGCTCGCGGCCACGATGGGCATGCACTACGGGAAGTTCCTGCTGGCCAACGCTCTGGGCGGCATCGCGTGGGCCGGCGGCACGACGGCAGCGGTCTACTTCCTCGGGGAGGCGGCGGAGAAGTACTTCGCCGAGTTCTCCTGGATCGCACTGCTCGCGGTGCTCGTGGCGGTCGTCGGGTTCAGCGTCCGAGCCCGGCTCCACCGTTCACGCCGATGA